A stretch of DNA from Streptomyces rubradiris:
CGTACGACCGAAGCCCCCCCCCGAGCTGGTAGGCGAACCTACCGCCCGATGAACTGAGGCCCTTGCGGCGGCATCCGGAAGTACCCGTCCCCCGCCGAAGCCGCCGGCACCGGCACCGGCTGCGGATACCCGTACGCCGGCACCTCCGGAGGCAACGGCAGGGCGGACGTCGGCGGCTCCTCCGCCGCCGCCTCGGACTCGTCCACCGAGATGCCGAAGTCCGTCGCGAGCCCCTCCAGCCCGTTGGAGTAGCCCTCGCCCAGCGCGCGGAACTTCCAGCCCTCCCCGCGCCGGTACAGCTCACCGCAGATCAGCGCCGTCTCGGCCCCGGTCTCCGGCTTGATGTCGAACCGGGCCAGCGGCTCGGCGTCGGCGGCCCCCGCGTCGTACAGCAGGATGCACAGCGCCGGCACCTGGTCGAAGGCGACCCCGTCGGCGGAGGCGACCAGCAGGATTCGCGAGACGCCGGGCTCGACCCCGGTCAGCTCTGACTGGATCGTGTCGGTCAGCCCCTCGGCGACCCGCTTCTTGCCCAGCCGCCACACCGTCCCGGAGGGGTGCCGGGGCTGGTTGTAGAAGACGAAGTCCTCGTCGGAGCGCACACGGCCGTCGGGTCCGAGCAGCAGCGCCGACACGTCCACGTCCGGGACGCCCTGCCCGGGTGTCCAGCGCAGCACGGCGCGTACCGTGGTGGCCTCCAGCGGGACGTTCGACCCCTTCAGCATGGCGTGCGTCATGCGGTCATCCTGCCCTCTCGGTCCTGGTCACGACAATGTGGGGGCGTGGCGCCAACAGGGGCGAGTTACCGGAAATTCATGTCCACGGGGAACCTCCGCCATGGGTCCCTACGTACTATTACCGGCCACCCTTTACCGAACCCAGAGGCGTGGCCGGAGTTCAAAGGGAGCCCTATGCGTCATTTCGGGCACATCGCCCCCGAGGTGCGGCAGCGCCTCTTCCACCAGGAGCCGTGCGCGTTCACCGCCGACTCCCCGGCCAGGCTGCTCTCCGCGGCCCTGGGCGCCACGCTGTACAGCCCGGCGACCCGGCCCAGACTCGCGGACGACATCGTCAAGCAGGCGGGCAACGGCGTGGTCTCGATGGTGCTGTGCCTGGAGGACTCGATCGGCGACGCGGACGTGGCGGCGGGCGAGGAGAACCTCGTCCGGCAGTTCGCCGACCTCGCCGCCCGGCCCGGGGCGGAGCCGCCGCTGCTGTTCATCCGGGTGCGCGCCCCCGAGCAGATACCGGACCTGGTCCGCCGCCTCGGCTCTGCCGGGCGCCTGCTGTCCGGGTTCGTGCTGCCCAAGTTCACCGAGGAACGCGGCATCCCCTTCCTGGAGGCCCTGACGGCGGCCGAGAGCGCCGGCGGCCGGCGGCTGTTCGCCATGCCGGTCCTGGAGTCGCCCGAGCTGCTGTACCGCGAGTCGCGCGTGGAGACGCTGGAGGGCATCTTCCGCGCGGTCGACAAGTACCGCGACCGGGTGCTGGCCCTGCGCCTCGGCGTCACCGACTTCTGCTCCTCCTACGGCCTGCGCCGGGCCCCCGACATGACCGCCTACGACGTCCAGGTGGTCGCCTCCGTGATCGCCGACGTCGTGAACATGCTCGGCCGGGCCGACGGCACCGGCTTCACCGTCACCGGACCGGTCTGGGAGTACTTCCGCGCCTCCGAGCGCATGTTCAAGCCGCAGCTGCGGCAGAGCCCCTTCCTCCAGGTGCAGGCCGCCGAGCTGCGCGAGCGGCTGATCGCCCACGCCATGGACGGGCTGCTCCGGGAGATCTCCCTGGACCAGGCCAACGGTCTGCTCGGCAAGACCTGCATCCACCCCTCCCACGTCCTGCCCGTGCACGCGCTCTCCGTGGTCAGTCACGAGGAGTTCAGTGACGCCCAGGACATCCTGCGGCCGGAACGCGGCGGCGGGGGTGTACTGCGGTCGGCCTACACGAACAAGATGAACGAGGTGAAGCCGCACCGCGCCTGGGCCGAGCGGACCCTGCTGCGCGCCGAGGCGTTCGGTGTCGCCCACGAGGACGTCGGCTTCGTGGAACTGCTCGCCGCCGGCATACCCGGCTGAACCTTTCGCCACCTCAGCAAGGAACGCATGAAGAACGCAGTGAACGACGGGGTCTGGTCCGGCAGCTGGGTCGCCGAGCGACTCGGGGTCGGGCTCGTGGGCGACGACGGGCTGCCGGCCCTGCTCGGGCTCGCGCTGCGCCGCAACCCCAAGCGCGCCCACCTGCTCGTCTCCCAGGTCCTCGGCAAGCACGTCCCGCAGTCGCCGTCCGTGGTCTACGACCATGGCCTGCGGCTGGGCCGCCGGGTCGCCGCGCTGCTCGGCGCCGAGGCGTCGGACGCGCTCGTCCTCGGGTACGCCGAGACCGCGACCGGGCTGGGGCACTCGGTGGCGGACGGGCTCGGTTCCGTGCCGTATCTGCACTCCACGCGGCGGCCGGTGCGCGGGGTCGCCGCCGCGGGCGGGTTCGAGGAGTCGCACTCCCACGCCACGTCGCATCTGCTGCTGCCCGAGGATCCGGGGCTGCTCGCCGGGCGGGGGCCGCTGGTGCTGGTGGACGACGAGTTCTCCACCGGCAACACGGTCTTGAACACCATCCGTGACCTGCACGCGCGATATCCCCGGCGGCGGTACGTGGTGGTCGCGCTGGTGGACATGCGGTCGCCGGAGGACACGGCCCGGCTGGAACGGTTCGCCGGGGACATTGGGGCACGGGTGGACGTGGTAGCCCTCGCGTCCGGGGTCGTGGAGCTGCCGGAGGGGGTGCTGGAGAAGGGGCAGCGGCTGGTCGCGGAATGTGAGGCGGCCGGGTGCGGGTCCGTTGTGGCCGGTCGCGCCCCTACCGGGGCGCACCGGGTCAGGCGAGTCGACCTGCACTGGCCTCCCGGCCTCCCCGACGGCGCCCGGCACGGGTTCACCCCCGCCCACCGCGCCCGGCTCGAAGCCGCGCTCCCCGCCATGGCCGAGCGCGTGCGCGCGGCCCTGCCGGCCGGTGCGCGCCGGGTGCTGGTGCTCGGGTTCGAGGAGCTGATGTACGCCCCGCTGCGGCTCGCGCGGGAGCTGGAGCGCGCCACGGACGCGGAGGTGCGGTTCTCCACCACCACCCGCTCGCCCGTGCTCGCCGTCGACGACCCGGGCTACGCGATCCGTACCCGCCTGGTCTTCCCCGCCCACGACGACCCGGCGGACGGACCCGGCGAGCGCTACGCCTACAACGTGGCCGGCGCCGGTTTCGACGCCGTCGTGGCCGTGGTCGACTCCGTCGCCGACACCCCCGCCCTGCACGCGCGGGACGGCCTGCCGGCCCGGCTCGCCGAGCAGGTCCCGCACGTTCTGCTCGCGGTCGTACCGTCGTACGTCCCGCACGTTCCCGGAAGGCCGGCCATGCTGCCCGAGCCCCTGCGCGGTCCCGCGTTCTCCTCGTACGCGCCGGAGGAGGTCGGCTGGCTGCTCCAGGACCTGTCCGACGTGCCCCTGGAGGCGCCGACCGAGGAGCGGGAGGAGGCCGTCCAGAGCGGCGGCGCGCACTACGCGGAGTCGTTGCCGGTGGAGTACCAGCCCAGCGAGCGCTACCAGGCGCTGTTCCACGCGGCCCTCAAGGCGTCGGCGGCCCGGCTGGCGCGGGCGGTGGGCGTGGTCACCGAGACGGTGATCGCCGAGCGCTCGCCGCGCCCGGTGCTGGTCTCCCTGGCCCGCGCCGGCACCCCGGTGGGCATCCTGATGCGCCGCTGGGCGCGGTTCCGGCACGGGCTGGACCTGCCGCACTACGCCGTGTCGATCGTGCGCGGCCGGGGCATCGACACCAACGCGCTGCGCTGGCTCGCCGCCCACCACGACCCCCGGGACGTCGTCTTCGTGGACGGCTGGACCGGCAAGGGCGCCATCACCCGGGAGCTCGCCCAGGCGCTTGAGGAGTTCGGGGAGCGGGAGGGCGTCACCGGGTTCGACCCGGAGATCGCCGTCCTCGCCGACCCCGGCTCCTGCGTGCGCACGTACGGCACCCGGGACGACTTCCTCATCCCCTCCGCCTGCCTCAACTCCACCGTGTCCGGGCTGGTCTCGCGCACGGTGCTGCGGGCGGACCTGGTCGGCCCGGACGACTACCACGGGGCGAAGTTCTACCGCGAACTGGCCGGAGCCGACGTCTCCGTGGCCTTCCTCGACGCCGTCTCCGCCCGCTTCGAGGAGGTCGCCGACTCCGTGACCGGCGCGGTCAAGGAACTGCTCGCCACCGACCGCACCCCGACCTGGGCGGGCTGGCGGGCGGTCGAGCGGATCTGCGAGGAGTACGGCATCCACGACGTGAACCTCGTCAAGCCGGGCGTCGGTGAGACCACCCGGGTGCTGCTGCGCCGGGTGCCGTGGAAGATCCTGGCGCGCGCGGGCGCGGGCCCCGAACTGGACCACGTACGCCTGCTCGCCGAACAGCGGGGCGTGCCGGTGGAGGAGGTCGGCGAGCTGCCCTACAGCTGCGTCGGGCTGATCCACCCCAAGTACACACGCGGTGCCACGGGCGCCGACGGGAAGGCGGTGCACGTCTGATGCCGGTGCTGGTGGCGAGCGACCTCGACCGCACGCTGATCTACTCCTCGGCGGCCCTCGCGCTGACCATGCCGGACGCCCGGGCGCCCCGGCTGCTGTGCGTGGAGGTGCACGAGGCCAGGCCGCTGTCCTACCTGACGGAGACGGCGGCCGGGCTGCTGACGGAGCTCGGCGACGCTGCCGTGTTCGTGCCGACGACGACCCGGACCCGCAAGCAGTACCAGCGCATCAACCTGCCGGGCCCCCCGCCCCGTTACGCGATCTGCGCCAACGGGGGCCACCTGCTGGTCGACGGGGTCGCCGACGCCGGCTGGCACGCGCGCGTGCTGGCACGGCTCGCCGACGAGTGCGCGCCGCTGGCGGAGGTCCGCGAGCATCTGCTGCGCGCCGCCGACCCGGTGTGGGTGCGCAAGCACCGGGTCGCCGAGGACCTGTTCGCCTACCTGGTGGTGGAGCGCGAACTGCTGCCCGAGGACTGGGTGAAGGAGCTGGCGGTGTGGGCGGAGAACCGCGGCTGGACCGTCTCGCTCCAGGGCCGCAAGATCTACGCCGTGCCCAAGCCGCTCACCAAGAGCGCGGCCGTCCGCGAGGTCGCCCGCCGCACCGGCGCGGAACTGACCCTGGCCGCCGGCGACTCCCTGCTGGACGCCGACCTCCTCCTGGCAGCCGACCGGGGCTGGCGCCCGGGCCACGGAGAACTGGCGGACACCGACTGGACGGCCCCTCGGATCACCGCACTACCGGAACGGGGGGTACTGGCGGGGGAGCGCATCCTCAGGGAGTTCTTGAAAGCGAGCAGCGCGACGACTCCCTAGGGGCGCGGGGAACTGCGCGAAGTACCACAACGGCGCCGCACCCGCCCGACGGCGAAGCGCGGCACCCCGGTTGGCGACTATCCGCAGCACCCTCCACCGCAGCATCCGCCACCCCCGGCCCGGGGCGCGGGCGCCGGCCCACCGGAGACGCCGCCCACGGCAACCGTGGACAAAAGCTTCACCGTGTCGTCATGCCCGGCAGGGCACGTCGCGGGGGCGGCGGACTCCGCCATGGGACGGTTGAGTTCGAACGTGTCGCCGCAGCTCCGGCAGCGGTACTCGTAGCGAGGCATGGGGCCAGGTTAGCCGTCAGGGGGGCGCCGGGGGCAGCTCAATGTTTCATGAGTGTTGCCATCCGTGCGGCATATGTGCAGGGCATTCGAAAACGTTACTGATAATTTGTGAACGCCGTGGCGAGGATGCTCAGCTCACCCGCGCGAGCGAGACCGAGTGCGGAGGGAGACGCAGGCGTGACCGATGCGTCGCAGGGGGAGGACGGCCCCATGGGGGGTGGCCGTGGCGGGAACCCGCGGGGGGCCGACGAGACCCTGCATCTGAGGGTCGACGCCCTCAGGGCGGACGAGACGATGCAGCTGCGTGTGCCCGCGCCGTCCGAACGGCCCTCGCCGTCGAAGGACTCCGCCCCGACCGGCGGCCGGGCCGACCGCCGGCGCGGCGCGCGTTCCGCCGGCCGGAAGCGCTCGCGGAGCCGCCTGCTCGGCCCGCTCGCCCCGTACGCCCGCCGAATAGCCCCCTACGCGCGCCGCCTGAAGCCTGTCTATCCGCGCCCCGGCCGCACCGGCTGGCGCCGCTGGATGCCCTCCTGGCGCCAGTGGATCGGCGGTCTGCTGACCTCGTTCGGCCTGCTCGGCGCGTTCCTGGTGACCGCGTACGCGATGACGGACATACCGAGCGACATCAACTCGTACGCTACCCAGCAGGACAACGTCTACTTCTGGTCCGACGGCACGCCCATGGCCCGTACGGGCTGGGTGCAGCGGCAGGCGATGCCGCTGGAGGACATTCCGCAGGACGTGCGCTGGGCGGTGCTCGCCGCGGAGAACGAGAGTTTCTACTCGGACCCGGGCATATCCCTCAAAGGCATCAGCCGGGCGCTGTTCCGCACGGTGGGCGCGGGGGACACCGAAGGCGGGTCCACCATTACCCAGCAGTATGTGAAAAACGTTTACCTGACGCAGAACCAGACCGTCAGCCGTAAATTCACCGAGGCGATGATCGCCCTCAAGCTCGACAACAAGATGAGCAAGGACGAGATCCTGGAGGGCTATCTCAACACCAGCTGGTTCGGCCGCGGCACCTACGGCATCCAGCGCGCCGCCCAGGCCTACTACGGCAAGGACGTCGACAAACTCGACGTCTCCGAGGCGGCGATGCTCGCCTCGCTGCTCAAGGGCGCCGGCCTGTACGACCCGACGCTCGGCAAGGCCAACCACGCGCGGGCGGTGGAGCGCTGGTCCTGGATCCTGGACCGGATGGTCAAGATCGGCAAGCTGTCGAAGCAGGAGCGGGCCGCGTACACGAAGTTCCCCGAGCCGCTGAAGACCAACCCGCTGTACGACACCGGCGAGCAGAGCGACTACCTGGTGGAACTGGCGGCGCAGTACGCCAAGAAGGCCGCGCACCTGACGGACAAGCAGTTCGACCTGGGCGGCTACCAGATCTACACCACCTTCGACCGCAAGCGGGAGAAGGCCCTCACCGACGCCGTCGCCAAGGCCCGCGAGGAGGCGCGGGACGCGACTCCCGAGGCGGCGGAGGACGGCCACTACGGCGCCGCCTCGGTGGCCGCCGACGGCAGGATTCTCGCCGTCTACGGCGGCCCGGACCACCGCAAGCAGGGCTACAACGAGTCCAACGCCACCACGGTCCCGGCCGGCACCGCCTTCCTGCCGTTCGTCTACGCCGCCGGACTCGAACACGGTGTGCACAAGACGCGCAGCGGCTCCGCCACCCCCATCGGCCCGGACAGCGTCTACGACGGCGACGACGCCGTGCCCGTCACCACCCCCGAGGGGCCGTACTGGGACCGCAGCGGCAAGAAGGTCGCCGCGCACAACGACGGCGGGAAGTCGTACGGGAAGATCACCCTGCGCGAGGCGCTCGCCAAGTCGGTGAACACCCCGTTCATGCAGCTCGGCATGGACGCCGGACTGGACAAGGTGCGCGACACCGCCGTGGCCGCCGGGCTGCTGCGCTCCAGCATGGGCCCCCAGGTGCCCGCGCTGTCGCTGGGCACCTCCACGCCCAGCGCGATCCGGATGGCGAACGGCTACGCCACCTTCGCCGCCGGCGGGAACCACACCGAGCCGTACTCGGTGGTCCGGATCACCCGCAACGGCGCCCCGGTCGCGCTGAACACCCCGCGCCCGAAGCGGGCGGTCGCCGCGCGGGTGGCCGAGCAGGTCACCGAGGCGCTCACCGACTCCTTCCGCACCGCCCACCCGGACGCGGCGGCCGGCCGGTCCGGGGTGTCCGGGAAGGCCGGCGGCACCGAGAAGGACACCGCCGCCTGGTACGTCGGCACGGCCGACTCCGTGTCCACCGCGGTCGTCGTCTACCGGATCGACCTGGCCAAGTCCCTGGAGCCACTGCCGCTCCAGGGACTGGCCGGGCCCGCCCACAGCGTCCCGTACGCCCTCTGGTCGGCCGCGACGGGCCTCGGCTGAGCCGGGTCCCCCGTCCACCCTCCCCTCCCGCAGAATGAGCCGCGCATGCCCCGCAAGATGTCGTCGTCAGGCCGCCGTCGAGCCCCCCGCCGCCGCGGCGCGCCCCGTGCCACCCGTCCCCAGGTCCTGACACTGGCCGCGCTCCTCGTCGTGGCCTCCCTGGTGGCCGGGTTCCTGGCGCTGTCCGGCACGGACAGCGAGAGCACACCGGCCGCCGCGACCGGAAGCAAGAAGCCCGAACCGGTCGCGCCCCCCAAGCCCAGCCCGAGCCCGTCGTGGGACGGCAAGGTCAAGGTGCTGGGGGACGGCTCGACCTCCTACACCGGCCCGCAGAAGGGCCAGTTGAAGCCGGTCCCGCTCAAGCCCGGTGAGAAGCCGCCCCAGTTCGTGGTCTTCTCCTGGGACGGCGCGCTGGAGGGCGGCGACCACCTGTTCTCGCACTACCGGGAGCTGGCGAAGGAGTACAACGCGCACATGACCTTCTTCCTCACCGGCATCTACCTGCTGCCCAAGAGCAAGAAGGCGCAGTACCAGGGCCCCATGCACTCCCCTGGTGACGCCGCGATCGACTACGCCACCGACGACCACATCCGCACCACCGTGGAGGAGCTGTCCAGGGCGTACAAGGACGGCAACGAGATCGGCACCCACTTCAACGGCCACTTCTGCGGCGCCAAGGGCGGCGGCGACTGGAGCGTGGCGCAGTGGAAGAGCGAGATCGACCAGTTCTACAAGTTCGTCGAGCACTGGAAGACCAACACCGGCTTCACCGATCTGCCGCCGCTGCCCTTCGACTTCAAGCGGGAGGTCACCGGCGGCCGGGCACCCTGCCTGGAGGGCCAGCCGAACCTGCTGAAGGCCATCAAGGACTACGGCTGGCGCTACGACGCCAGCTCCCCGGGCGACTTCCAGATATGGCCCACGAAGAAGAACGGCATCTGGGACTTCCCGCTGCAGATGCTGCCGTACGAGGACGGCAAGTACCAGGGCCTGTCCATGGACTTCAACTTCCTCTACAACCAGTCCGACGGCGAGACCCAGGGCGACCCGGCCAAGTTCCCCGAGTGGGAGCGGCGCACCGTCGACTCCTACATGGACGGCTTCGACCGCGTCTACTACGGCAGCCGGGCGCCGCTGTTCATCGGCAACCACTTCGAGGACTGGAACGGCGGCATCTACATGAAGGCCATCGACCAGGTGGTCAAGAACGTGTGCACCAAGGAGGGCGTCAAGTGCGTCTCCTTCAAGGAGCTGGCGGACTGGCTGGACGCGCAGAAACCGCAGACCCTGGCCGCCCTGCGGGGCCTGGACCCGGCCCAGTCGCCGGACTGGTCGGCGGTCGTCAAATAGCCGGTCAGCACGGCTGGTTCCACTTGTGCGCCCCTCTTCACAACCGGTGCACCGGCCATGCGAAGATGCCCCTCTCCCGGTAGGTGTACCGGAGTAGAGGGGAACATCATTGAAATCCAGAAGACTGAGCCGTAAGCGGCGCCGTACGGCCATAGTGACCGCCGCGGCCGCCTCGGTGGTCGCCGGTGTGGCCCTGGTGCCGAACTGGAGCGCGGGCGCGGCGGTGACCGACGACCCGACGGTGGACGCGGCCACCAAGGCGACCTTCCAGCGGCTGGCCGACGCGGTCTTCACCGACCGCACGCAGGCCCTGGTGGAAGGCGCCGGGGCGAAGGAGACCCGGCACACGGCCGGTTTCGCCGGTTCCGTGAGCCTGTCCGGCGGACAGACGCGGGAGCAGGCGTCGGCGCTGAAGCAGCTGCGCGACCGCCGCGGCCGGCTCGCCCGGCTGGGGGAGACGTACCGCGCGGGCAGCACCCAGGTCCGGCTCGACGCGACGCAGGTGAAGGGCCGCAAGGCGAAGGTCGCGGTCACCGAGACCACGACGCTGACCTACGGCAAGACCGCGACGAAGAGCCCGGAGTCGACCGGCTTCCAGGCGCACCACGAGCTGACCTTCTCGGCCGACCGGCACGGGAACTGGCGGCTGACCGGCATCCGCGACACCGACGACGGCTACCTCGCCGTGAACCAGGTCGCCAAGCCGGAGACCGCCGAGCCGCAGGCCGCGGCCGAGGACGACGGTCCGCCGAGCGCGGTCCGCGCGGCCACCACCCGCACGGCCCCGGCCAACCCGAAGAACTTCTCCGCGAGCGGCTAC
This window harbors:
- a CDS encoding TerD family protein → MTHAMLKGSNVPLEATTVRAVLRWTPGQGVPDVDVSALLLGPDGRVRSDEDFVFYNQPRHPSGTVWRLGKKRVAEGLTDTIQSELTGVEPGVSRILLVASADGVAFDQVPALCILLYDAGAADAEPLARFDIKPETGAETALICGELYRRGEGWKFRALGEGYSNGLEGLATDFGISVDESEAAAEEPPTSALPLPPEVPAYGYPQPVPVPAASAGDGYFRMPPQGPQFIGR
- a CDS encoding HpcH/HpaI aldolase/citrate lyase family protein; this translates as MRHFGHIAPEVRQRLFHQEPCAFTADSPARLLSAALGATLYSPATRPRLADDIVKQAGNGVVSMVLCLEDSIGDADVAAGEENLVRQFADLAARPGAEPPLLFIRVRAPEQIPDLVRRLGSAGRLLSGFVLPKFTEERGIPFLEALTAAESAGGRRLFAMPVLESPELLYRESRVETLEGIFRAVDKYRDRVLALRLGVTDFCSSYGLRRAPDMTAYDVQVVASVIADVVNMLGRADGTGFTVTGPVWEYFRASERMFKPQLRQSPFLQVQAAELRERLIAHAMDGLLREISLDQANGLLGKTCIHPSHVLPVHALSVVSHEEFSDAQDILRPERGGGGVLRSAYTNKMNEVKPHRAWAERTLLRAEAFGVAHEDVGFVELLAAGIPG
- a CDS encoding phosphoribosyltransferase, which gives rise to MKNAVNDGVWSGSWVAERLGVGLVGDDGLPALLGLALRRNPKRAHLLVSQVLGKHVPQSPSVVYDHGLRLGRRVAALLGAEASDALVLGYAETATGLGHSVADGLGSVPYLHSTRRPVRGVAAAGGFEESHSHATSHLLLPEDPGLLAGRGPLVLVDDEFSTGNTVLNTIRDLHARYPRRRYVVVALVDMRSPEDTARLERFAGDIGARVDVVALASGVVELPEGVLEKGQRLVAECEAAGCGSVVAGRAPTGAHRVRRVDLHWPPGLPDGARHGFTPAHRARLEAALPAMAERVRAALPAGARRVLVLGFEELMYAPLRLARELERATDAEVRFSTTTRSPVLAVDDPGYAIRTRLVFPAHDDPADGPGERYAYNVAGAGFDAVVAVVDSVADTPALHARDGLPARLAEQVPHVLLAVVPSYVPHVPGRPAMLPEPLRGPAFSSYAPEEVGWLLQDLSDVPLEAPTEEREEAVQSGGAHYAESLPVEYQPSERYQALFHAALKASAARLARAVGVVTETVIAERSPRPVLVSLARAGTPVGILMRRWARFRHGLDLPHYAVSIVRGRGIDTNALRWLAAHHDPRDVVFVDGWTGKGAITRELAQALEEFGEREGVTGFDPEIAVLADPGSCVRTYGTRDDFLIPSACLNSTVSGLVSRTVLRADLVGPDDYHGAKFYRELAGADVSVAFLDAVSARFEEVADSVTGAVKELLATDRTPTWAGWRAVERICEEYGIHDVNLVKPGVGETTRVLLRRVPWKILARAGAGPELDHVRLLAEQRGVPVEEVGELPYSCVGLIHPKYTRGATGADGKAVHV
- a CDS encoding HAD family hydrolase; this translates as MPVLVASDLDRTLIYSSAALALTMPDARAPRLLCVEVHEARPLSYLTETAAGLLTELGDAAVFVPTTTRTRKQYQRINLPGPPPRYAICANGGHLLVDGVADAGWHARVLARLADECAPLAEVREHLLRAADPVWVRKHRVAEDLFAYLVVERELLPEDWVKELAVWAENRGWTVSLQGRKIYAVPKPLTKSAAVREVARRTGAELTLAAGDSLLDADLLLAADRGWRPGHGELADTDWTAPRITALPERGVLAGERILREFLKASSATTP
- a CDS encoding FmdB family zinc ribbon protein, which produces MPRYEYRCRSCGDTFELNRPMAESAAPATCPAGHDDTVKLLSTVAVGGVSGGPAPAPRAGGGGCCGGGCCG
- a CDS encoding transglycosylase domain-containing protein, translated to MGGGRGGNPRGADETLHLRVDALRADETMQLRVPAPSERPSPSKDSAPTGGRADRRRGARSAGRKRSRSRLLGPLAPYARRIAPYARRLKPVYPRPGRTGWRRWMPSWRQWIGGLLTSFGLLGAFLVTAYAMTDIPSDINSYATQQDNVYFWSDGTPMARTGWVQRQAMPLEDIPQDVRWAVLAAENESFYSDPGISLKGISRALFRTVGAGDTEGGSTITQQYVKNVYLTQNQTVSRKFTEAMIALKLDNKMSKDEILEGYLNTSWFGRGTYGIQRAAQAYYGKDVDKLDVSEAAMLASLLKGAGLYDPTLGKANHARAVERWSWILDRMVKIGKLSKQERAAYTKFPEPLKTNPLYDTGEQSDYLVELAAQYAKKAAHLTDKQFDLGGYQIYTTFDRKREKALTDAVAKAREEARDATPEAAEDGHYGAASVAADGRILAVYGGPDHRKQGYNESNATTVPAGTAFLPFVYAAGLEHGVHKTRSGSATPIGPDSVYDGDDAVPVTTPEGPYWDRSGKKVAAHNDGGKSYGKITLREALAKSVNTPFMQLGMDAGLDKVRDTAVAAGLLRSSMGPQVPALSLGTSTPSAIRMANGYATFAAGGNHTEPYSVVRITRNGAPVALNTPRPKRAVAARVAEQVTEALTDSFRTAHPDAAAGRSGVSGKAGGTEKDTAAWYVGTADSVSTAVVVYRIDLAKSLEPLPLQGLAGPAHSVPYALWSAATGLG
- a CDS encoding amidase domain-containing protein yields the protein MALVPNWSAGAAVTDDPTVDAATKATFQRLADAVFTDRTQALVEGAGAKETRHTAGFAGSVSLSGGQTREQASALKQLRDRRGRLARLGETYRAGSTQVRLDATQVKGRKAKVAVTETTTLTYGKTATKSPESTGFQAHHELTFSADRHGNWRLTGIRDTDDGYLAVNQVAKPETAEPQAAAEDDGPPSAVRAATTRTAPANPKNFSASGYDYKAMVAYAQKYWSRYNPDYPNFNGHGAGGDCTNFVSQALKAGGWKHVPGYTYDFHKWFGNAEIQSDSFVGVNEWSWFALSSKRATSLANVYQMDLGDVLQMDFNRDGSKDHTMIVTSRDRRGVPYVTYHSTNTYNRSVASLVASYPNAAFYAYRT